The following are from one region of the Camelus dromedarius isolate mCamDro1 chromosome 34, mCamDro1.pat, whole genome shotgun sequence genome:
- the LOC105094528 gene encoding olfactory receptor 6M1-like: MDVQNQTTVTEFILTAFPARHKLQIFLFVLLFFTYMLTLTGNGVIISLIWADNRLQTPMYFFLSNLSFLDILFTSSVTPKLLGCLLADRKTISLPGCITQTYFFFFLGTVEFILLVVMSFDRYVAICNPLRYTIIMNSRVCLLLLLGCWVGAFFSVLCPVIVLSRLPFCSKEIHHFFCDIAPLLQAACIDTHLLEMISFLLSSLILLTSLVFTTVSYTYIISAILRIPSAQGRQKAFSTCASHITIVSIAYGSNIFMYVRPSQTHSLEFDKVTAVLTIMGTPLLNPFIYSLRNEKVKEVLRDEVNKIMSLFHRKP, encoded by the coding sequence ATGGATGTGCAAAATCAGACCACAGTGACTGAGTTTATCCTGACTGCCTTCCCTGCTCGCCACAAGCTTCAGATTTTCCTCTTCGTGCTCCTCTTCTTCACTTACATGCTTACTCTCACAGGAAATGGCGTCATCATTTCCCTCATATGGGCTGATAATCGCCTCCAAACTCCAATGTACTTCTTCCTCAGTAACTTATcatttttggatattttattcACTAGCTCAGTTACCCCAAAGCTATTAGGCTGTCTCCTAGCTGACAGGAAGACCATCTCTCTCCCAGGCTGCATCACCCAAAcatacttctttttcttcctggggACAGTGGAGTTTATCCTCCTGGTGGTGATGTCCTttgaccgctacgtggccatctgtaaCCCCCTGCGCTACACCATCATCATGAACAGCAGGGTCTGTCTCCTGCTGCTTCTGGGCTGCTGGGTGGGAGCCTTTTTTTCAGTGCTCTGCCCAGTTATTGTGCTGTCCAGGTTGCCTTTCTGCTCTAAGGAGATTCATCACTTCTTCTGTGACATTGCCCCTCTGCTACAGGCGGCCTGCATAGACACTCACCTCCTCGAGATGATAAGCTTCCTCTTATCTTCCCTCATCCTCCTGACCTCGCTGGTGTTCACCACCGTGTCCTACACCTACATCATTTCTGCTATCCTGCGCATCCCCTCTGCCCAAGGACGTCAGAAAGCCTTTTCCACCTGCGCCTCTCACATCACCATCGTCTCCATTGCCTACGGGAGCAACATCTTCATGTATGTGAGGCCCAGCCAGACTCACTCCCTGGAATTTGACAAAGTGACAGCAGTCCTCACCATAATGGGGACCCCTCTTCTGAACCCATTCATTTATAGTCTAAGGAATGAAAAAGTAAAGGAAGTTCTGAGAGATGAAGTGAACAAAATTATGTCCTTATTTCACAGAAAACCTTGA
- the LOC105094527 gene encoding protein C10, protein MASASAHAAALGAKQAKAVLAEVSQVFSDQAQDNACTDLGKMLQLVSARIQQKVIKVYGFSCDREGVLKLTRLVKSYKAKDSKTASLSDKLKALFILPLPLLPHGQLFWVAAWPPPELASRDTAWEGRTLMFWRIINVPVT, encoded by the exons ATGGCGTCCGCCTCGGCCCATGCCGCTGCCCTGGGCGCCAAACAGGCCAAGG CGGTCCTGGCCGAGGTGAGCCAGGTGTTCTCAGACCAGGCTCAGGACAATGCTTGCACCGACTTGGGCAAGATGCTGCAACTCGTGTCCGCGAGGATTCAGCAGAAGGTAATCAAAGTCTATGGTTTCAGCTGTGACAGGGAAGGTGTCCTTAAGCTTACCCGCTTGGTCAAGTCTTACAAAGCAAAGGATTCCAAGACTGCCAGCCTGTCGGACAAGCTGAAGGCACTGTtcatcctgcccctgcccctgctgccCCACGGGCAGCTGTTTTGGGTGGCAGCATGGCCACCTCCTGAGTTGGCCTCCCGTGACACTGCCTGGGAAGGGAGGACCTTGATGTTCTGGAGGATAATAAATGTGCCTgtgacttaa
- the LOC105094495 gene encoding olfactory receptor 8D4, producing the protein MGLRNQSTETEFLLSGLTDQPELQLPLFCLFLGIYVVTVVGNLGMISIIGLSSQLHTPMYYFLSSLSFLDFCYSSVITPKMLAGFLCRDQVISYSGCMTQLFFFCICAISECYMLAAMAYDRYVAICSPLLYNVIMSPKVCSLLVAAVFSVGFTDALIHGGCILRLTFCESNIIQHYFCDIVPLIKLSCSSTYIDELLIFVIGGFNMVATSLIIIISYAFILASILRIHSKEGRSKAFSTCSSHLTAVLIFYGSLMSMYLKPASSSSLAQEKVSSLFYTNVIPMLNPLIYSLRNKEVKNALMKLLRRKISSK; encoded by the coding sequence ATGGGTTTAAGAAATCAATCCACAGAGACGGAGTTTCTTCTTTCAGGATTAACTGACCAACCAGAGCTTCAGCTgcctctcttctgcctcttcttgGGGATTTATGTAGTCACCGTGGTGGGAAACCTGGGTATGATCTCAATAATTGGGCTGAGTTCTCAACTCCACACGCCTATGTACTATTTCCtcagtagtttgtcttttttagatttctGCTACTCCTCTGTCATTACCCCCAAAATGCTGGCAGGGTTTTTATGCAGAGATCAAGTTATCTCCTACTCTGGATGCATGACTCAGctgttctttttctgtatttgtgcCATTTCTGAGTGCTACATGCTGGCAGCAATGGCCTATGATCGCTATGTCGCCATCTGCAGCCCCCTGCTCTACAATGTCATCATGTCCCCCAAGGTGTGTTCCCTGCTGGTGGCTGCTGTCTTCTCGGTAGGTTTTACTGATGCTCTGATTCATGGAGGTTGTATATTAAGGTTGACTTTCTGTGAATCAAACATCATTCAGCATTATTTCTGTGACATCGTTCCTCTTATTAAACTCTCCTGTTCCAGCACTTACATCGATGAgcttttgatttttgtcattgGAGGATTTAACATGGTGGCCACCAGCTTGATAATCATCATTTCATACGCTTTTATCCTTGCCAGCATCCTCCGCATCCACTCTAAAGAGGGCCGGTCCAAAGCCTTCAGCACCTGCAGCTCCCACTTGACAGCTGTCCTCATATTTTATGGGTCTCTCATGTCCATGTATCTCAAACCTGCTTCCAGCAGTTCACTCGCCCAGGAGAAGGTGTCCTCACTGTTTTACACCAACGTGATTCCCATGTTGAATCCCCTGATTTACAGTCTGAGgaacaaggaagtgaaaaatgCACTGATGAAActcttaagaagaaaaatatcttcaaaatga
- the TMEM225 gene encoding transmembrane protein 225 produces the protein MAQIRNVQATNMLFSSWALVFLVTGIILEQWVELKLGPEKPSLPHSPWICCTTDWPEGQSYTMEKRWAEGKSSSFLDFHSSHRYLLVQITSGGLKVVRDMMLLVFSLSLLHNLLLGLEFTYMIPQTKHILFMTASLSFFTGALLLSALVLYQHHLRQAESVYHCSYRVTWNFFIAYSTIFFFIASGMTVNILMKESG, from the exons ATGGCGCAAATCAGAAATGTCCAGGCCACCAACATGTTATTCTCCTCGTGGGCCTTGGTCTTCTTGGTGACGGGAATCATCTTAGAACAGTGGGTTGAACTGAAGTTGGGGCCAGAAAAGCCTAGCCTACCCCACAGCCCATGGATATGTTGCACTACTGATTGGCCAGAAGGTCAGAGCTATACTATGGAAAAGAGGTGGGCGGAGGGGAAGAGTTCGTCCTTCCTTGACTTCCATTCATCTCACCGTTATTTGCTAGTGCAAATAACTTCTG GTGGCCTGAAGGTGGTCAGGGACATGATGCTTTTGGTCTTCAGCCTTTCCTTGCTTCATAACCTGCTTCTGGGTTTGGAATTCACCTATATGATTCCTCAAACTAAACATATCCTCTTCATGACTgcctccctcagtttcttcacag GTGCCCTTCTGCTCTCTGCACTGGTGCTGTATCAACACCACCTAAGGCAAGCTGAATCTGTGTATCACTGTAGTTACAGAGTCACCTGGAACTTCTTCATTGCTTACTcaactattttcttctttattgccTCTG GGATGACCGTTAACATCCTGATGAAGGAGAGTGGCTGA